DNA sequence from the Candidatus Hydrogenedentota bacterium genome:
ATACAGCCGCGTGGAACGGCGCGCCGTCACGCTGAATAACGGGCGGGTCTCCCGAAGCGAGCGCCGTTGCGGCGTCGTCCGCCCAGCGCTGCGCGAGCGCGCCGTCGCGCACGCCGAGGATACGCGCGCCGGCCAGGCGCGTGCGGGTCGGGTCCTCGGACGCATTGCCGAGGATTTCCGCGCGGCCGTCCCCATCGAGGTCGTGGATTCGCTCGGCGATCACGCCGGGAAAGGTGTACTTGAGCGCGCCATCCATCACATCGTAGGCGCGGACGAGCCAGGCGCCCTCGCCTTCGCTGTTGAACATGGAAACGACGATCTCGTAGACGCCGTCGCCATCCAGATCGGCGTAGGGCGGCTCCGGCCAGGTCGTCGCGACCTTCCCGGTGGTCACGCTCTCGGGCCACCCGTAGTGCCACGCCTTTTCCATGGCGCCGCCGCGATTAAAGAGCACTTCGTGGTGCTGCGAGAAGTTGGCGATACAAAGGAAATCCTCGCGGCCGTCGCGATCGAGATCGACGAAGCGCGTCAGGCCGTAGCTGCGCACGTTGCCGGGGCTGACGTCCCAGGAGGCGAAATGCTTCAGGGCTCCGGAGACCGCGTCGAGGAACCACATGCGGCTGTGGGTCTGGAGGACGAGCTCCTGCACGCCGTCCGCGTCAAGATCGGATTGGAGGAAGCTGGGGAAGCAGGTGTATTCGTGGAAGTCGTAGCGCCACTGGAGCCGGGGAAGACCGCCCGGCGCTTCGAAGGCGAATAGGGCGCAATAGCCGTTCTCCGGATCGGGCGGATAGCCCATCATGACCACGAAGATCTGTTCGTCCTTGCGATCGGGTAGATAGCTTCCCGCGTAGAGGTACCATTGGTACGACATGGGATCGACGTCGTAGCGCCACCGGATTGCGCCGGTCGCGAGATCGGCCAACACGGCGGCGGCGTAGGGGCTGCCCGGGCGGCCGGCCTGAAGCAGGATCTCCCGCGCGCCGTCGCCATCGAGATCGGCGACGCGCACCAGCGTCTCGAAGTTCAGGCCCGGCGGATGCGCCCGCCACACCTCGTTTCCCTCGGCGTCGTGACAATAGAGCGCGCCCGCGACAATCGAGAGGGCCCAGTGTCCGTCTTCCACGGCGACGGGCGTGATGTCGGCGCGGGTGCGTCCCAGATCGTATTCGCCAAGTAGCGCGGGCGCGTCCCGCATGGCGCCGGGGCGCGGTTGCAGGGCGGTGAGATGCGGATTCTGGCGCGGCTCCGGCCAGGCGCCGTCCGCCGCGAATGCGGAGCGCGCCACGAGCAGAATAAGGGCGATCAGCGCGCGCGGGCGGCAAGGGGGCATGGTGAATGCGGCTCCTGTGGGGTCAATGCGTGGCGGGCCCCGGAGAGACGTCGCGGGCGTCGCGCTCTGTTACTCTTCTTCGACCGGCTCTTCCGGATCGTCCGGCGTGTCCGGCTCCGCGGAAGTCTCGGGGGCCGGCGCATCACTGGCTGGGGAGTCACTGGCTGGCGCACCATCCGCATCGTCGACGTCGGCGGGCGCCTCTGGGGCTGCGGGCGGGGCCGGCGGCAGGCTACCCGGGTCGTCCAGTTCCTTGATCTCCATCTGCACGCCGCCCGCGCCGCGAACCTCCGCGGGGGCGGCGGACGGCGCCGGGCCAACGGATTCCGGGGTAGAATGGATCGCCCCGGGCAACGCGCCATCTTCTGGCGCGTCTTCCTCCAACTCCCGATTGACATTGCTCAGTGTGATCGGCGCGGGCGGAGGTTCCAGGTCGGGCGTGGCATCGGCTTCCGGGGCTGCGTCGGGCTCGGGCTCCTGTGCAGGTTCAGGCGCAGGTTCGGGCTCCGGTACAGGCTCAGACTCAGGCGCGGGCGCCGATTCCGTTACGGGCGCCGGCTCAGGCTCAGGCGCGGGCGTCGGCGCGGGCGTCGGCGTGGGCGTGGGCGTCGGTGTCGGTGTCGGTGTCGGTGTCGGTGTCGGCGCCGGGGCTGGTGCGGGTTTGGGCGCCGGAGCCGGTTCGGGTTTGGGCGCCGGTGCGGGCGCGGGTTCCTGTTTCGCCAGGGCGACCGGCGCGGGAACGGGGCCGGTCAGGCCTGGCGCGCCGTTGTCCTTGAGCCAACTCGACAGTACGAGACGCACCTGGCGCCCGGCGACGCCGTCGACATCGAGGCTGGTTTCGGCCTGGAGGCGGGATATCGCCGTGGCGGTCTCCATATCGTAGCTGTCGGTGGTGTTGTCCGCGTTCAGGCGATTGAGGTTGCGGAGCTTCGCCTTCAGATCCGCGACCGCCGGCCCGGATTGACCCTGACGCAGCGCGCGCGCGCCCTGGGCGGCATCCTGCCACGGCACGATGGCCTCGGCGGCATAGATGGATTCCAGGGCCGCGCGTTTGACCGCGTGGGGCGCCTCGCCGCCCGAGGAAACCGTGACGGTGTCGCCCGATGCGTGGACCAGTGCGATCCAGCGGGGCGCGTCGTCCACAATTACGCGGACGAGCGCGGGGAGGTCGAGGGCAATCAGCTGTCCGAGGGACGGGTTCAGGCGTTCGTAGGTCCACGATTGTGCGCGAAGAAAGGCGTCGAGGGTGGCGTCGTCCAGGTTGGCGGGCGCCCGGCCCGAGGGGGTCTTGTTCCAGGCGCCGAGCAGCGCCGCAAGCGCCGCGCGATGGGTATCGGACGCGCTCGCGGCCCGCAACTCGGCCTCGAGATCCGCGGATGGATCCGCGCTGACCGCGAGGGTGGGATCGGGCGACGGCGGCGGCGCCACGTCGGGCGCTACCGGCTTTTCCGCGGGCTCGGGAACCACGGCGGCCAATACCGGCGGCGTCTCCGCGGGCGGGGCCGTGTCCGGCTGTTCGCCGGCGGGGGCGTCTTCCGCCGGTTTTTCGGGCCGGGCGGTCTCCGCTGGCGGAGCGGTGGTAGCCGACGGTTCCACGGTGCGCGCCGTGCCCGGTTCCGGCAGGAGCTTTGCGCCGCGTTCGATGAGGCTGGCGGCGTGCGACTGGAGCACGGGCGAATTCAGGTAGATCGCGGCGGCGATACAGGCGGCGGCGAGGCCGGACACGGGATTGAAGATCCACTGCCGCAACGAACGGCGCGGCTGCGGGCGGCCGAAGATCGCGTCCCCGCGTATCTCGCGCCACGCGCGGTATACGATCGCCTTCGTGATCGTGTGGGTTTCCTTCGTGAATCCGATAAGCAGCGCGCGATCGCAGATGGCGTTGATGACGCGGGGCGTGCCCTTGGAGATCTTGTAGACCGCCTTGATGGCCGGACGCGCAAATTTCACCGTGCGCCGCCCGCCCGCGACGTGGAGGCGGTAGGCCACGTATTGCAGCACTTCCTTCTCGCTCAGCGGGCGGAGGTGGTAGCGCGCGGTGATGCGCTGGTTCAGCTGGCGCAATTCGTGGAGCTCCAGCTTCTCGCCCAGTTCCGGCTGGCCGATGAGCACGATCTGAAGGAGCTTTTCGGTCTCCGTTTCCAGGTTGGAGAGGAGGCGGATCTGCTCCAGCACCTGCGGATCGAGATTCTGCGCCTCGTCGATCAGGAGCACGCAGTTTTTGCCCTTCGCCGCGGCCTCCAGCAGGTATTCGTTGAGTTCCTCGGTCAGCTCCAGCGCATTGGCCCCGCGGGCTTCGATGCCGAACTCGGAAACGATCTTGCGCAGCAGTTCCAGCGGGCCCAGCATCGGGTTGAAGATGAAGGCCACCTCCGTGTCCTCATCCAGCTGGTTCAGGAGGTTGCGGCAGATCGTCGTTTTTCCCGTGCCGATTTCACCGGTCACCATCACGAAGCCGCTCCGGTTTCGGATGCCGTAAAGCAGATGGGCGAAGGCTTCCTTGTGCTTTTCGCTCAAATAAAGGAAGCGGGGATCCGGCGTCAGGTTGAATGGCTTCTCGCGGAGCCCGTAAAAAGCTTTGTACATAGTGTCCTCAACCAGCGTCAATAATGCAGCGAGGTCCCCAAGACCACAGGATAGCCTAGCATTTCATGAAAAGGCAGTCAATTACGGGGCGCGCGGTTGTATTTGGAACATGTTCGGACCTACACTCGCCCCAGGGACCCGAAATCACGACCATGCGACAAAATCTTCTCACATATGCCGTGGCGCCGGCCTTGATTCTGGCCTCTTGCGGCCCAAACGCCACCGTGGATACCGGGGGAATTCCGCCCATGGCGCCGGAGGTCCCGACACGCTATGCCATCGATTCCGGGCCGCCGTTGCTTCCAAACGGCGCGTTTGAGGAATGGCTGAGCGCCCAGCCGGCCCCGCCCGGCTTTGT
Encoded proteins:
- a CDS encoding AAA family ATPase → MYKAFYGLREKPFNLTPDPRFLYLSEKHKEAFAHLLYGIRNRSGFVMVTGEIGTGKTTICRNLLNQLDEDTEVAFIFNPMLGPLELLRKIVSEFGIEARGANALELTEELNEYLLEAAAKGKNCVLLIDEAQNLDPQVLEQIRLLSNLETETEKLLQIVLIGQPELGEKLELHELRQLNQRITARYHLRPLSEKEVLQYVAYRLHVAGGRRTVKFARPAIKAVYKISKGTPRVINAICDRALLIGFTKETHTITKAIVYRAWREIRGDAIFGRPQPRRSLRQWIFNPVSGLAAACIAAAIYLNSPVLQSHAASLIERGAKLLPEPGTARTVEPSATTAPPAETARPEKPAEDAPAGEQPDTAPPAETPPVLAAVVPEPAEKPVAPDVAPPPSPDPTLAVSADPSADLEAELRAASASDTHRAALAALLGAWNKTPSGRAPANLDDATLDAFLRAQSWTYERLNPSLGQLIALDLPALVRVIVDDAPRWIALVHASGDTVTVSSGGEAPHAVKRAALESIYAAEAIVPWQDAAQGARALRQGQSGPAVADLKAKLRNLNRLNADNTTDSYDMETATAISRLQAETSLDVDGVAGRQVRLVLSSWLKDNGAPGLTGPVPAPVALAKQEPAPAPAPKPEPAPAPKPAPAPAPTPTPTPTPTPTPTPTPTPAPTPAPEPEPAPVTESAPAPESEPVPEPEPAPEPAQEPEPDAAPEADATPDLEPPPAPITLSNVNRELEEDAPEDGALPGAIHSTPESVGPAPSAAPAEVRGAGGVQMEIKELDDPGSLPPAPPAAPEAPADVDDADGAPASDSPASDAPAPETSAEPDTPDDPEEPVEEE